A region of Gracilinanus agilis isolate LMUSP501 chromosome 3, AgileGrace, whole genome shotgun sequence DNA encodes the following proteins:
- the TLR7 gene encoding toll-like receptor 7 has translation MRRLYRLFLILFHLFILYKCSRARWFPKTLPCNVTQNIMEASVMVNCTEKHLTEIPNGIPYNTTNLTLTINHIPKISPNSFAGLKNLVEIDFRCNCVPVLLGPKDHICTKRLNIDSGSFRNLTNLKSLYLDANQLSEIPLDLPSNLQLLSLEANHIFSITRENLTDLVNLEILYLGQNCYFRNPCNVSFSIEKDAFRSLRNLTLLSLKADNLTTVPTVLPSSLTELYLYNNNIQSIEKDDFQNLYQLQILDLSGNCPRCFNAPFPCIPCPNNSPLVIHRSAFDSLTELKILRLHSNSLKHIPKSWFKNTKKLEKLDLSQNFLAQEIGEAKFLNFLVNLIDLDLSFNYEPQVYRAHLNLSKTFASLKNLKILRLKGYVFKELQSTNLLYIQNLPQLEVLDLGTNFIKIAELSVFKNFPALKNIDLSVNKISPSGESSQNGFCSMARTSTEFHASFGSIHYFRYDEFARRCKFKSKETPSFPLVKDDCESYGETLDLSRNNLFFVKSSDFEDLSFLKCLNLSGNSISQTLNGSEFQPLAKLKYLDFSNNKLDLLHSTAFQELQELEILDISGNSHYFQSEGITHMLNFTKNLQVLKKLMMNRNDISTSTSTEMESKSLKILEFRGNHLDVLWRDGDNRYLGFFRNLIQLEVLDISENSLSFLPTGVFEGMPPNLRTLLLSKNQIKSFTWRELNYLQNLETLDLSRNKLTSVPEVLSNCSKSLKKLILSHNQIHKLTKNFLKDAFQLRYLDLSSNKLQVIQKSSFPENVLNQLDMLLLHGNHFFCNCDAVWLVWWINQTEVTIPYLATEVTCAGPGVHKGQSLITLNLYTCELDLINSILYTASMFIILCLLVIPVANHLYFWDMWYSYHFCKAKLKGYQRLVSPQLCYDAFIVYDTSDPKVVEWVFKELVENIESQGDKQFNLCLEERDWIPGKPVLENLSHSIQLSRKTIFVMTNAYVKSGNFKTAFYLSHQRLMDEKVDVIILIFLEKALQRSKYLQLRKRLCKSSVLEWPTNPQAHPYFWQCLKNAIATDNDTVYSKVFKETL, from the coding sequence ATGCGGAGGTTGTACAGATTATTCCTTATCCTCTTTCACCTGTTCATATTGTACAAATGCTCCAGAGCTAGATGGTTTCCCAAAACCTTGCCTTGTAACGTCACTCAGAACATTATGGAAGCCAGCGTGATGGTAAATTGCACAGAAAAACATCTCAcagaaatcccaaatggaatacCTTACAATACAACCAACCTGACCCTCACCATTAATCACATCCCAAAAATTTCCCCAAACTCCTTTGCTGGTCTGAAAAATCTGGTAGAAATTGATTTCCGATGCAATTGTGTTCCTGTCCTACTAGGACCAAAAGATCACATCTGCACCAAGAGGCTAAATATAGACTCTGGCAGCTTTAGAAATCTCACTAATTTGAAGTCACTGTACCTGGATGCAAATCAACTCTCTGAAATACCTTTGGACCTTCCTTCAAATTTGCAGTTGCTGAGTCTTGAAGCAAACCACATTTTTTCCATCACCAGAGAGAATCTTACTGACTTAGTCAACCTAGAAATACTCTACCTGGGCCAAAATTGTTATTTCCGTAATCCTTgcaatgtttctttttctatagaaAAAGATGCCTTCCGGAGCTTGAGGAATTTAACATTATTATCTCTAAAGGCTGACAATTTAACTACTGTTCCTACTGTTTTGCCTTCCAGTTTAACAGAGCTCtacctttataataataatatccaaaGTATTGAAAAGGATGATTTTCAAAACCTCTACCAATTACAAATTCTTGACTTAAGTGGAAATTGCCCTCGTTGTTTCAATGCCCCATTTCCTTGTATCCCTTGTCCAAATAATAGTCCATTAGTGATCCATCGAAGTGCTTTTGATTCCTTAACTGAATTAAAAATTTTGCGTCTCCATAGCAATTCACTCAAACATATACCTAAGAGTTggtttaaaaacactaaaaaactTGAAAAACTTGATCTTTCCCAAAATTTTCTGGCCCAAGAAATTGGAGAAGCCAAGTTTTTGAATTTTCTTGTCAATCTTATAGACCTGGATTTGTCTTTCAATTACGAACCACAGGTCTACCGTGCTCATTTAAACTTGTCAAAAACATTTGCTTCATTGAAAAATCTGAAAATCTTACGGCTCAAAGGGTACGTCTTTAAGGAATTACAAAGCACCAATCTCTTGTACATACAGAATCTTCCACAGCTTGAAGTGTTAGATCTTGGTACTAACTTCATCAAAATTGCTGAGCTGAGTGTGTTCAAAAACTTCCCAGCCCTTAAGAACATTGATCTTTCTGTTAATAAAATATCTCCTTCTGGAGAATCAAGTCAAAATGGATTTTGTTCAATGGCCAGGACTTCTACAGAGTTTCATGCTTCATTTGGAAGCATACATTATTTTAGATATGATGAGTTTGCCCGAAGATGCAAATTTAAAAGCAAAGAGACGCCTTCTTTCCCACTGGTCAAAGATGACTGTGAATCATATGGAGAAACCTTGGATTTAAGCagaaataatctattttttgTTAAATCCAGTGATTTTGAGGATCTTTCCTTTCTGAAGTGCCTGAATCTGTCAGGAAATAGCATTAGCCAGACTCTCAATGGCAGCGAATTCCAACCTTTAGCAAAATTGAAATACCTAGATTTCTCTAACAACAAACTTGATTTGCTTCACTCGACAGCTTTTCAGGAGTTACAGGAACTAGAAATTCTAGATATTAGTGGTAATAGTCACTACTTTCAGTCAGAAGGGATCACTCACATGCTCAATTTCACCAAGAACCTCCAAGTTTTGAAGAAATTGATGATGAATAGGAATGATATCTCTACCTCCACTAGCACAGAAATGGAAAGCAAATCTCTAAAGATTTTGGAGTTCCGAGGAAACCACTTGGATGTTTTGTGGAGAGATGGTGATAACCGATATTTGGGGTTCTTCAGGAATCTGATCCAGCTGGAAGTGTTGGATATTTCTGAAAATTCCCTCAGTTTTTTGCCCACTGGAGTTTTTGAGGGTATGCCTCCAAATCTAAGGACTCTCTTGTTGTCTAAAAATCAAATTAAGTCTTTCACCTGGAGGGAGCTCAACTATCTTCAGAACCTAGAAACTCTGGATCTCAGTCGCAACAAACTGACCAGTGTTCCTGAAGTATTATCCAATTGTTCCAAAAGTCTCAAGAAACTGATACTCAGTCATAACCAAATCCATAAGCTGACAAAGAATTTTCTCAAAGATGCTTTTCAGTTGAGATATCTAGACCTCAGTTCAAACAAACTTCAGGTCATTCAGAAGTCCAGCTTCCCAGAAAACGTCCTTAACCAGCTTGACATGCTGCTTTTACATGGCAATCATTTTTTTTGTAACTGTGATGCTGTATGGTTGGTGTGGTGGATTAACCAAACTGAGGTAACTATTCCTTATCTGGCCACTGAAGTAACCTGTGCAGGACCAGGAGTACACAAAGGCCAGAGCTTGATTACACTCAATTTATATACCTGTGAGTTAGATTTAATTAATTCGATTCTGTACACAGCCTCCATGTTCATCATTCTCTGCCTACTGGTTATTCCAGTTGCAAACCATCTCTATTTCTGGGATATGTGGTACAGCTATCACTTCTGTAAAGCCAAATTAAAGGGGTATCAACGTCTTGTTTCCCCACAGCTCTGCTATGATGCTTTTATTGTCTATGATACCAGTGATCCAAAGGTGGTGGAATGGGTTTTCAAAGAGCTGGTGGAAAACATTGAAAGCCAAGGAGATAAACAATTCAATTTGTGTCTTGAAGAACGAGACTGGATACCAGGAAAACCAGTTTTGGAAAACCTTTCCCACAGTATACAATTAAGCAGAAAAACAATATTTGTGATGACAAATGCCTATGTCAAGTCAGGGAATTTTAAGACCGCATTTTACTTGTCACATCAAAGGCTCATGGATGAAAAAGTTGATGTAATTATTCTGATATTTCTTGAAAAAGCTCTTCAGAGATCTAAGTATCTCCAACTCAGAAAAAGATTGTGCAAGAGCTCTGTCCTCGAGTGGCCCACCAACCCACAGGCTCATCCCTATTTCTGGCAATGTCTAAAAAATGCCATAGCTACAGACAATGACACAGTCTACAGTAAAGTGTTTAAAGAGACTCTCtag